A window of the Candidatus Eisenbacteria bacterium genome harbors these coding sequences:
- a CDS encoding class I SAM-dependent methyltransferase, producing MAAADGTCVLCGGAHEAAFEKQGFTFARCVACGLVSLDPLPTAAALGAHHDASYQDGRYAAFAAADDVRATIADYRLARVRSVLPPGRWLDVGCSTGAFLAAAATAGMTVEGIELSASAAAAARARGFTVHEGRVEDVQPSGSFAAVTAFDVVEHLLDPVTFVRRVAGWLAGDGALAVTVPDAASPTARLLGRAWFYYAPPDHVHYFTPATLRRLLESAGFRDVRVEPIGKPITLAYATAQVAAFYPALGPLVRPLGALLPAALARRPIPLPLGEILATGRRPAR from the coding sequence ATGGCGGCGGCGGACGGCACGTGCGTGCTCTGTGGCGGCGCGCACGAGGCGGCGTTCGAGAAGCAGGGCTTCACCTTCGCGCGCTGCGTCGCCTGCGGCCTCGTCTCGCTCGATCCGCTGCCCACCGCGGCGGCGCTGGGCGCGCACCACGACGCGTCGTACCAGGACGGGCGCTACGCGGCCTTCGCCGCCGCCGACGACGTCCGCGCGACCATCGCGGACTACCGCCTCGCGCGCGTGCGATCCGTCCTTCCGCCGGGGCGGTGGCTCGACGTCGGCTGCTCGACGGGCGCGTTCCTCGCCGCGGCGGCGACGGCCGGCATGACGGTCGAGGGCATCGAGCTCTCCGCGTCGGCCGCGGCCGCGGCGCGCGCGCGCGGCTTCACGGTGCACGAGGGTCGCGTCGAGGACGTGCAGCCGTCGGGATCCTTCGCGGCCGTCACGGCCTTCGACGTCGTCGAGCACCTGCTCGATCCGGTCACGTTCGTCCGCCGCGTCGCCGGCTGGCTCGCCGGCGACGGCGCGCTCGCCGTGACCGTGCCCGACGCCGCGAGCCCGACGGCCCGGCTCCTCGGCCGCGCCTGGTTCTACTATGCGCCGCCCGACCACGTGCACTACTTCACGCCGGCGACGTTGCGCCGCCTGCTCGAATCCGCCGGCTTTCGCGACGTCCGCGTCGAACCGATCGGAAAGCCCATCACGCTCGCGTACGCGACCGCGCAGGTGGCCGCCTTCTATCCGGCGCTGGGACCGCTCGTGCGTCCGCTGGGTGCGCTCCTGCCGGCGGCGCTCGCACGCCGTCCCATTCCGCTTCCGCTCGGTGAGATCCTGGCGACCGGCCGGCGGCCCGCCCGGTGA